The genomic segment GGCGATCGTCGCCGCGCTCCTGGCCGGGATCAGCATGGTCGGGCACCGGACCCACAACGCGGTGCTCCAGTTGCAAGGCGACTCGAACCGCCTGCTGGGCGACGTGAACCGGGTCATCGGTGACGCGAACCGGGTCGGGACCGAGGCGGCGTCGGCCGAAACGGAGAAGTCCAACCTGTTCGCGTGGTACCAGGCCAAGCGGCAGCGGCAGGCCCAGTTCGAAAATGATGCCACGATCATCGAGCTGATGCCCGGAACGGAGCTGTTGGGCAAAGACGCCGACGAGGAGGCGAAGAAGCGGGCCGCGGGCAAGGACGCGAAACGGGCGGAAACGGTTACCGGCTTCAGGAAGCGGGTGGCGGAGTACAACAAGACGAACGAGAAGAAGGACAACCTGCCGGACCTGATCGAGCGCGGCGACGAGGCCGGGAAGCGGGCCGAGCGGCTGCGGGCGGAGGCGGCCAAGATCCGCAGTGAGGCCGACACGTTCCGCACGCAAGCCGAAAAGAAAACGGCGGAGGCCGAACACACGCACCACCAGGCCGACCGCCTCGACATCGCCCACCTGTCGGCCGAGATCGGGCTCGTGCTGTGTTCGATCGCGCTGCTGACCAAGAAGAAGGTGTACTGGTTCACCGGCCTCGGTGCGGCCGTGGTGGCGATCGGCCTGACCGCCTCCGCGTACACGATCCCGCACCACCACCCGGCCGATTCGCACGACGCACCGACGCACGCCGCGCCCGACGATAAGGGGAAGCCGCACTGACCGCACCTCAGAACGAACCCGGCCCGCGGTGGCCGCTCCCGTGGCGGTCGGCGGCGGCCGGCTGGGCGGTGGCGGCCGCCGTGCTCGTTGCCGGCGTCCCGCTGTTCCTCTGCATGCCGCCGTGGACCGACGTGACCCTGTACGACATGGCCGCGCGGGCGGTCCTGCGCGGCGGCGTGTACTACCGCGACGTCTTCGACACGAACCTGCCGGGCATGGGCTGGTCGATGGCCGCGGTGCGGTACGGCTTCGGCCCGAGCTACGAAGCGCTGCGTGCGGCCGATCTGGTCGTGATCGGCGCGACGGTGGCCGCGCTGTGCGGGTGGGTGCGGCGCTGCGGCGGCACGGGCTACGCCGTGGCGTGGTTCGTGGCGGCGGCGGCGCTGTTCTACCCGTTCCTGTCCGAGTTCAACCACGTCCAGCGCGACCCGTGGCTCCTGCTGCCCGCGATCGTCGCCGCGCGCCTGCGGCTCAGACGGGTCGCAAGACTGATCCCGCCGGCCCCCGGAGAACCCGCCCCCAACCCCTCCCTGAAGGGAGGGGAGCAAGACCTTCGGAGTTCCGACGCTTCGAGAAGGGCGGAGGAGGCTATGCGCGCGTTCCCCCCCCTCCCTTCCTCCCGCCCGCGAGAAGCTCCGCTGACAGGGCCGGGGAGGGAACCGAGCATGGCCGGGGGAGTGGGTTCGTCGATCCTCGAAGGGTTCGTGTGGGGGTTGGCGGTGTGGCTGAAGCCGCACGTCGTGGTGCCGGCGCTCGCGGTGTGGGCGGTGTCCGCGGTGCTGCTCGCGCGGCGCGAACCGCGGAAGCGGATCGTTGCCGACCTCGGCGGCCTGATCCTCGGCGGGCTCCTGGCCGGCGCGCCCGGGGTGCTGTGGCTCGTCGGGACCGGGGCGTGGCCGTACTTCCTGGACATCTTCCTCAACTGGAACCCCGACTACCTCTCGGAATCCGGCTCGGTTCAGATGCGGTTCAACACCGTGTTCAACTGTTTCCGGCCGTGGAGCCTCGTGCAGTTCCTCGCGCTCCCGACCGCGGCCCTTTCGCTCTGGGAAGCCCGCGTCTGGTCGCGCCGCCCGTGCGGCCCGAGGGCCGTACCCGGTTCCGGGTGGTTCTACCAGCCGGCTGGAGACGCGTGCGCGGTCCCCGCCCGCGCGCTCCTGGCCGCGTGCTACCTCGGGTGGCTCGCCCAGGTGGTGCTGATCCAGAAGGCATTCGATTACGTTCACGTCCCGCTCGTGTTCCTGGGCATGACGGTTGTCGCGGGGCAGCGGTGGTGCTTCGGCTTTGCGTACCTGCTGTGGTTCGGGGCGGTCGGCGTGCTGATGAACGCCGCCGACGTGTCGCCACCGCTCCGGCACGCGGTGGAAGCGATCTCCCCGCCAGAGAGCCGGCTCCGGCCGTACGTGCATCTGGAAAAGCACCCGCTCGCGGACGGGGAGGTCATGACGCTGTGGCCGCGGTGCTGGACCGAGGGCGGTTCGGCGGAAATGCGCGACCGGCTCGGGCAGTACACCGACGTTCACTGCGGCACGCGGTGGCGGGAACTCGAAAAGGTGGCCGCGTATTTGCGCACGGTCGATCCGCCGCTCGGGCCGGGCGAACTGAACTGCTGGCACGACGGCACGCACCCGTTGTACCTGATGCTCGACCTCGACCCCGCGACGCGGTACATGCACTTCGGCACCGCGTTCGGCATCCGGTCCAAGCGCGCGTCGGTCGCGGCCGAGGTGGCCGCGAGCCGGCAGCGGTACGTGGTGAGTGACCTCTTGCGGACGAACTGGGACCGGACCGCGGCCTACGCCCCGGCCGCGTGGCGCGCCGGCGACCCGTTACCGGTGTGGCTCCCGCCCAACGAGCGCGAGAAGTTCCCGTGGAACCAGCCGGTCGTGTTCCGCTCCGGCCGGTACCTGGTCCACAGGCTCGATCCGACGAAACCGCTCGGGGTGATCCGCGTGCCGGACTGGGACCGGCTCGACAAGCTCGCCGAGTTCGGGCCGGACGAGTGACGCCGCGGCGCGTGCTACACTTCGCTATGTCCAAAGTTGCTCGTACTCGTTGGGCGCCCTGGCGGTCGGCCGCGTGCGGCTGGCTGGTTGCGGGCGCGTTTCTGGCCGCGGGCGCCCCGCTGTTTCTGCGCATGCCGCTCTGGTGCGACCCCACGCTCTACGCGGTCGCCGCGCGGGCCGTCGCGTCCGGCGGCGTCCACTACCGCGACGTGTTCGACACCAACCCGCCCGGTTTCGTGTGGCTCCTGTGCGGCGTGCGGGGGGTTCTGGGGACGAGCAGCGAAGCGCTCCGCCTCACGGACCTGCTTCTCGTGGGCCTCGTAACGGCCGGGCTGCTGTGGTGGGCGCGGAAGGCGGGCGCGGACCGCGCCGCCGTCGCGTGGGCCGCGGCGGCGGGGGCCGCGTTCTACCCGTTCACGCACGAGTTCAACCACGTCCAGCGCGACGTGTGGATGATGCTCCCCGCGGGAGCCGCCCTCGTGCTGCGGTTGCGGCGCGCGGAAGACCCCACCCCCCCGGCCCCCCTCCGTTCGCTCCCCGGCCCTGTCAGCGGAGCTTCTCGCGGGCCGGGGCAAGGGAAGGGGGAAGAAGACAAAGACCCCACCCCCAACCCCTCCCTGAAGGGAGGGGAGCAAAACCTTCAGAGTTTCGACACCTCTGCGGGGGCAGAGGAGGCGCCTCGCGCCGTCACACTCTCCCTGAAGGAAGGGGGTCGGGGGGTGGGCCTCTCCCCCTTCCTTGAGGGGCTTTTGTGGGGCGCGGGGTGCTGGATCAA from the Frigoriglobus tundricola genome contains:
- a CDS encoding DUF4337 family protein yields the protein MANTHEHLEHAEHAEHNSHDPFNQRVAVSMAIVAALLAGISMVGHRTHNAVLQLQGDSNRLLGDVNRVIGDANRVGTEAASAETEKSNLFAWYQAKRQRQAQFENDATIIELMPGTELLGKDADEEAKKRAAGKDAKRAETVTGFRKRVAEYNKTNEKKDNLPDLIERGDEAGKRAERLRAEAAKIRSEADTFRTQAEKKTAEAEHTHHQADRLDIAHLSAEIGLVLCSIALLTKKKVYWFTGLGAAVVAIGLTASAYTIPHHHPADSHDAPTHAAPDDKGKPH